A genomic stretch from Methylophilus medardicus includes:
- a CDS encoding hydrolase, with the protein MNVLYSILIMTASTLLSASTSFANNDFKAPIWQLGGHLQTIIPSLFPQVAKQTYVRERWELPDGDFVDVDWTESPARLDKAQPKPVLVLFHGLEGTSQSHYARVLMAAAKQRGWLGVVVHFRGCSGEPNRLPRVYYAGDADEINTFISIIHQKLPDNVIYAAGVSLGGNALLKWLGQYPENARRLVKAAAAISAPIALKETAHSLDTGLNYLIYSKHFVATMKPKALQMAERFPDYLDASRIQTARSVQDMDNAVTSVLFGTKNADEYYDVNASKPWLRSIQTETLILNAKNDPFVPFDTLPSETEVSSAVQLDYQAEGGHAGFYGKTDQASPWLAARIFQFFDNTEHVQLDALVDQLIQFHPAALYQ; encoded by the coding sequence ATGAACGTTCTTTATTCTATTCTGATCATGACTGCATCCACCTTGTTATCGGCATCTACCTCCTTTGCAAACAACGATTTCAAAGCGCCGATATGGCAACTGGGCGGGCACTTGCAGACGATTATTCCGTCGCTTTTTCCGCAAGTGGCCAAGCAGACCTATGTGCGGGAGCGTTGGGAGTTGCCGGATGGGGATTTTGTGGATGTGGACTGGACCGAATCGCCTGCACGTTTGGACAAAGCGCAACCCAAGCCTGTGCTGGTGCTGTTTCACGGCCTAGAGGGAACCTCTCAAAGCCATTATGCCCGGGTGCTGATGGCTGCGGCCAAGCAACGCGGTTGGCTAGGCGTGGTGGTGCATTTTCGTGGCTGTTCGGGCGAGCCGAATCGATTGCCACGTGTGTACTATGCCGGCGATGCAGATGAGATCAACACGTTTATTTCAATCATTCATCAAAAATTACCCGACAACGTGATTTATGCGGCTGGTGTATCGTTGGGTGGGAACGCACTATTAAAGTGGCTGGGCCAATACCCAGAAAATGCGCGTCGCCTGGTGAAAGCGGCGGCGGCCATTTCAGCCCCCATTGCGTTGAAAGAGACAGCGCACAGTTTGGATACAGGGTTGAATTACCTCATATACAGTAAACACTTTGTGGCCACGATGAAACCAAAAGCGTTGCAAATGGCGGAGCGATTTCCGGATTATTTAGACGCTAGCCGCATTCAGACCGCCCGGAGCGTGCAAGACATGGATAACGCGGTGACCTCGGTGTTGTTCGGAACCAAAAATGCCGACGAATACTATGATGTCAACGCCTCTAAACCGTGGCTACGCTCGATACAAACTGAGACCCTTATTTTAAATGCGAAGAATGATCCGTTTGTGCCATTTGATACCTTACCGTCTGAAACAGAAGTCTCCAGCGCGGTGCAGCTAGATTATCAGGCTGAGGGCGGACATGCCGGCTTTTATGGCAAGACTGATCAAGCTTCGCCGTGGCTGGCGGCGCGCATTTTCCAATTTTTTGACAACACCGAGCATGTGCAACTCGATGCTTTGGTTGATCAGCTGATTCAATTTCACCCTGCTGCGCTGTATCAATAA
- a CDS encoding DUF3034 family protein: MQLSLSKKIVLGVLISSGWLSTAVMAEVTTSNKLLLTGGVSQVEGAAGGGLTPWAVIGGYGTNDEIGANVHYTYAKTGDYKLDSYGITVGFYDRFELSIAEQKFDIGNLRNKVASGLGADVIGRDTLDQTIIGAKLRVFGEAVLDADTWMPQVAIGAQYKRNHDEKFIKSAVIGAKSAEGVDFYVAATKLFLDQSFLANATLRLTKANQFGLLGFGGAKDDNYTPQLELSGAYLINKKLAIGAEYRMKPNNLRSPANAALFGGQNVVDLKEEDAFDIFVAYAPTKNVALTLAYVNLGNIATVAPVGANYGDQEGVYLSAQFGF, encoded by the coding sequence ATGCAGCTTTCATTATCAAAAAAAATAGTACTTGGTGTATTGATCTCCAGTGGTTGGCTATCAACCGCGGTCATGGCCGAGGTCACCACCAGCAATAAGCTGTTGCTGACAGGTGGCGTGTCACAGGTTGAGGGTGCAGCGGGCGGTGGTTTAACGCCATGGGCGGTGATCGGGGGCTATGGCACCAACGATGAAATCGGCGCCAATGTGCATTACACCTATGCAAAAACCGGGGATTACAAGCTAGACAGTTACGGCATCACGGTCGGTTTTTATGATCGTTTTGAGCTCTCGATTGCGGAGCAGAAGTTCGACATTGGTAACTTAAGAAACAAGGTTGCCAGTGGCTTAGGCGCCGATGTGATTGGCCGAGATACGCTGGATCAAACCATTATTGGTGCCAAGCTGCGGGTGTTTGGTGAGGCGGTGCTGGATGCAGATACCTGGATGCCGCAAGTGGCGATTGGTGCGCAATACAAAAGAAACCACGACGAAAAATTCATCAAAAGTGCGGTCATCGGCGCCAAGAGTGCTGAGGGTGTCGATTTCTATGTGGCTGCGACAAAACTATTTTTGGATCAAAGCTTTTTGGCGAACGCGACCTTGCGTCTGACCAAAGCGAATCAATTTGGCTTGTTAGGCTTTGGCGGTGCAAAAGACGACAACTACACGCCGCAATTAGAGCTTTCTGGCGCATATTTGATTAATAAAAAACTGGCGATTGGTGCGGAATATCGCATGAAACCCAACAATTTACGTAGCCCTGCCAATGCTGCGCTCTTTGGTGGCCAAAATGTGGTGGACCTGAAGGAAGAAGATGCGTTTGATATTTTTGTGGCCTATGCGCCAACAAAGAACGTCGCGTTGACGTTGGCCTATGTGAATCTAGGAAACATTGCCACCGTTGCCCCTGTGGGCGCCAATTATGGTGACCAAGAAGGCGTCTATCTCTCTGCACAGTTCGGTTTTTAA
- a CDS encoding group I truncated hemoglobin → MNNIFKFLIIILLAIVSSSSFAETSPNLGNTPMETNETFQDFGGKPGLVSIMDDFMVNLVADPRTKPYFDNEKQTYIKAMLVEQMCELMNGGCSYPGRDMKSSHAGLKINRSAFNALVENFQVAMEKHNVPFRAQNKLLAKLAPMYRVIEEK, encoded by the coding sequence ATGAACAACATTTTTAAATTCTTAATCATTATTTTGTTGGCGATCGTGTCGTCATCAAGCTTTGCCGAAACCAGCCCAAATTTAGGCAATACACCGATGGAGACCAATGAAACCTTCCAAGACTTTGGCGGCAAGCCAGGGCTCGTCTCCATCATGGATGACTTTATGGTGAATTTGGTCGCAGATCCGAGAACAAAGCCGTATTTCGATAATGAGAAGCAAACGTACATCAAGGCCATGCTGGTTGAGCAAATGTGTGAACTGATGAACGGCGGCTGTAGCTATCCCGGTCGTGACATGAAATCGTCACACGCTGGTCTCAAAATAAATCGCTCTGCTTTCAATGCGCTGGTAGAAAACTTTCAGGTCGCAATGGAAAAACATAACGTGCCTTTCCGTGCGCAGAATAAGTTGCTCGCGAAGTTAGCGCCCATGTACAGGGTGATTGAAGAGAAATAG
- a CDS encoding DUF4394 domain-containing protein: MKIGYFYRSVFAASLLMGAAQVNADTLYGFNSSKIAVIDSLNLGAVSYIDISGLSAGERLLGVDLRPTDGLVYGLTSQNRVYTLDTTTGAATFKSTLTGASLTGQSVALDFNPQADFMGSPSLRVITGAGNNYAVNVNTGVVGNTAGANIGSGYTAVSYINSIPGVPPTSTGLYYVNTNSDSLQFLASTFNNPAAVGGIQMVGSLGVNALSAGGFDILGNGKAYALFNLDDGTLDTQLFSINLTTGAATYVTTLDGTFNGLTGVAAVPEPASYAMVLLGLGLMAGAARRQKRQA, translated from the coding sequence ATGAAGATTGGCTATTTTTATCGTTCGGTATTCGCTGCAAGTTTGCTGATGGGCGCTGCTCAGGTAAATGCGGATACATTGTATGGATTTAACAGTAGCAAGATTGCTGTGATCGATTCATTGAATCTGGGCGCGGTTTCTTATATCGATATTTCTGGCTTGTCTGCCGGTGAGCGCTTGCTTGGTGTTGATCTGAGACCGACAGATGGCTTGGTATATGGCCTTACAAGCCAGAACAGAGTGTATACGCTAGACACCACCACCGGTGCGGCAACGTTTAAGAGCACCCTCACTGGGGCTTCTCTGACGGGGCAGTCTGTCGCATTGGACTTTAACCCGCAAGCAGATTTTATGGGTAGCCCATCCCTGCGTGTGATTACTGGTGCTGGCAACAACTATGCAGTGAACGTGAATACAGGCGTAGTAGGTAACACGGCTGGTGCGAACATTGGCAGTGGTTACACCGCAGTTTCGTATATCAATTCTATCCCAGGTGTACCGCCAACCAGCACTGGTTTGTATTATGTAAACACCAATAGTGATTCGCTACAGTTTTTGGCTTCTACCTTTAACAACCCAGCAGCAGTGGGTGGCATCCAGATGGTTGGTTCACTGGGTGTGAATGCACTCTCCGCGGGTGGCTTTGATATTCTGGGCAACGGCAAGGCTTATGCTTTGTTTAACTTAGATGATGGCACCTTAGATACACAGTTGTTCTCCATCAATCTGACCACAGGCGCAGCGACTTATGTCACGACGCTGGATGGGACGTTCAATGGTCTGACAGGCGTTGCAGCGGTACCTGAACCAGCGAGCTATGCCATGGTATTGCTTGGTTTAGGTCTGATGGCCGGTGCGGCAAGACGTCAAAAGCGTCAAGCTTAA
- the rlmF gene encoding 23S rRNA (adenine(1618)-N(6))-methyltransferase RlmF: MKPDQSASTLHPRNLHRAGYDFAVLMQTHPALAAYVRPNAYGDASIDFSQPKAVKALNQALLKQYYGVAVWDIPADYLCPPIPGRADYVHYLADLLGDQGPQVRLLDIGTGANLVYPLIAAHTYGWQCVGVDIDANALRNAQNIIDENGLQPQLCVRQQSNPACMFKGVILPGELFTLTMCNPPFHASAAEAQAGSQRKWRGLGKPPAHTLNFGGQSNELVYTGGEAAFLTSMIHESKQFAHQCVWFTTLVSKASNLSLVYRALKRVQAVHVTTVEMAQGQKQSRFVAWSFQALTAKKRV, encoded by the coding sequence ATGAAGCCTGACCAATCCGCCTCGACTTTACATCCGCGAAATCTGCATCGTGCTGGTTATGATTTTGCTGTGCTGATGCAGACGCACCCAGCCTTAGCGGCTTATGTGCGGCCGAATGCCTATGGCGATGCATCAATCGATTTTTCACAGCCAAAGGCGGTCAAGGCCCTGAATCAGGCGTTGCTAAAGCAGTATTACGGGGTGGCGGTGTGGGATATTCCGGCCGATTATTTGTGTCCGCCTATCCCTGGACGGGCCGATTATGTGCATTATCTGGCAGATTTATTGGGTGATCAGGGGCCGCAAGTGCGCTTGTTGGACATTGGCACGGGCGCCAATTTGGTATATCCGCTGATTGCGGCGCACACCTATGGTTGGCAGTGTGTGGGAGTAGATATTGATGCCAACGCTTTACGCAATGCGCAGAACATCATCGATGAGAACGGCTTGCAGCCGCAACTGTGTGTGCGCCAACAGTCTAATCCGGCTTGTATGTTTAAGGGCGTCATCTTGCCGGGAGAGTTGTTTACGCTCACCATGTGCAACCCGCCTTTTCATGCATCGGCCGCTGAGGCGCAAGCCGGGTCGCAACGTAAATGGCGCGGATTAGGTAAACCGCCAGCGCACACGCTCAATTTTGGCGGTCAGTCTAACGAGCTGGTGTATACCGGGGGGGAAGCTGCCTTTTTAACCAGCATGATCCATGAAAGTAAGCAGTTTGCGCACCAGTGTGTATGGTTTACCACGCTGGTGTCTAAGGCAAGCAATCTGTCGTTGGTTTATCGCGCATTAAAGCGGGTGCAAGCGGTGCACGTGACCACTGTAGAGATGGCACAAGGGCAGAAACAAAGTCGTTTTGTGGCTTGGTCATTTCAGGCACTGACTGCTAAAAAGCGCGTTTAA
- a CDS encoding OsmC domain/YcaO domain-containing protein, whose protein sequence is MEIKVNFLDKLRLEAKFDDFTVIADQPIRYKGDGSAPGPFDYFLASSALCAAYFVKLYCSTRNIPTDNIRLSHNNIVDPDDRYKQIFKIQIELPAEISEKDRTGILRSIDRCTVKKVVQAGPDFVIEQVANLDEDAQALLTVSGAADALTYITGKDLPLEQTIANMTALLAGLGIKIEIASWRNIVPNVWSLHIRDAHSPMCFTNGKGASKESALASALGEYIERLSNNHFYAGAYWGQDIAQADFVHYPNERWFKPGRKDALPKEILDDYCLGIYNPDGELRASHLIDTNSGNSERGICALPFVRQSDGAQVYFPSNLVENLFVSNGMSAGNTLAEAQVQCLSEIFERAVKRQIIESEMALPEVPAEVLAKYPGIVAGIEGLQAQGFPVLVKDASLGGQYPVMCVTLMNPRTGGVFASFGAHPSLEVALERSLTELLQGRSFEGLNDLPQPTFASEAVTEPNNFVEHFIDSSGIVSWRFFSAKADYAFVEWDFSGKGAHANADEAATLFGLLAALGKEAYVAVYDQLGATACRILVPDYSEIYPVEDLVWDNTNKALLFREDILNLHSLDDASLEALLDRLEHNELDDYGDIGTLIGIQFDENTVWGQLTVLELKLLIHLALQQFEEALDLVGAFLQYNDNTLARGLFYQALNVVLEVQLDDTLALEDYEVNLRRMFGDAQMDAVIGSVDGDVRFYGLTPTSMQLEGLERHQRLIDSYKKLHAARAKAVTQGS, encoded by the coding sequence ATGGAAATTAAAGTCAACTTTCTCGATAAACTCCGTTTGGAGGCCAAGTTCGACGACTTCACGGTGATTGCTGATCAGCCGATTCGGTATAAAGGCGATGGCTCGGCGCCCGGGCCATTTGATTACTTTTTGGCTTCATCGGCCTTGTGTGCCGCTTATTTTGTAAAGTTGTATTGCAGTACGCGCAATATTCCGACCGACAATATCCGCCTGTCACATAACAATATTGTTGATCCTGACGATCGGTACAAACAGATTTTTAAGATTCAGATCGAGTTGCCAGCGGAGATTTCTGAAAAAGACCGCACTGGGATTCTGCGCTCGATTGATCGCTGTACGGTAAAAAAGGTGGTGCAGGCCGGGCCAGACTTTGTCATTGAGCAAGTCGCTAATCTAGATGAAGATGCGCAGGCCTTATTAACTGTCAGTGGTGCTGCCGATGCGTTGACATACATCACTGGCAAAGATTTGCCGTTGGAGCAAACCATCGCCAATATGACGGCTTTGCTGGCGGGCTTGGGCATCAAGATTGAAATCGCTTCTTGGCGCAATATTGTGCCGAATGTGTGGTCGCTGCATATTCGGGATGCGCATTCGCCGATGTGCTTTACCAACGGCAAGGGCGCCAGTAAAGAAAGTGCATTGGCCTCGGCGCTGGGCGAATATATCGAGCGCCTGAGCAACAATCACTTTTATGCGGGCGCGTATTGGGGCCAAGACATCGCGCAAGCTGATTTTGTGCATTACCCCAATGAGCGTTGGTTTAAACCTGGCCGTAAAGATGCCTTGCCAAAAGAGATCTTGGATGATTATTGCCTGGGCATTTATAACCCGGATGGCGAGCTCCGCGCCTCACATTTAATCGATACCAATAGCGGAAACAGCGAACGTGGTATTTGCGCGTTACCATTTGTGCGGCAGTCTGATGGCGCGCAGGTGTATTTTCCATCGAATCTGGTTGAAAATCTGTTTGTAAGCAATGGCATGAGTGCTGGCAATACCTTGGCTGAGGCGCAGGTGCAATGTTTGTCAGAAATTTTTGAGCGCGCAGTCAAACGTCAAATTATCGAAAGCGAAATGGCTTTGCCAGAGGTGCCGGCAGAGGTGCTAGCGAAATATCCGGGGATTGTTGCGGGCATTGAGGGATTGCAAGCGCAGGGTTTTCCCGTGTTGGTAAAAGATGCCTCGCTGGGCGGGCAGTACCCGGTGATGTGCGTCACCTTGATGAACCCGCGCACCGGCGGGGTCTTTGCCTCGTTTGGCGCCCACCCTTCACTAGAGGTCGCACTCGAGCGCAGTCTGACGGAGCTGTTGCAAGGCCGTAGTTTTGAGGGACTCAACGATTTGCCGCAACCCACATTTGCCAGTGAGGCAGTGACTGAACCAAACAACTTTGTCGAACACTTTATTGATTCGAGCGGCATCGTGTCTTGGCGTTTTTTTAGCGCCAAAGCAGATTACGCGTTTGTTGAATGGGATTTTTCTGGCAAAGGCGCGCACGCCAATGCCGACGAAGCCGCCACCCTGTTTGGCCTGTTGGCTGCGTTGGGTAAAGAGGCCTATGTGGCCGTGTACGATCAATTGGGGGCAACCGCTTGCCGCATTCTGGTGCCGGATTATTCCGAAATTTATCCAGTGGAAGATCTGGTGTGGGATAACACCAATAAAGCATTGTTGTTCCGTGAAGATATTTTGAATTTACATTCGTTGGACGATGCCAGCCTCGAAGCGTTGCTGGACCGATTGGAGCATAACGAGCTGGATGATTACGGTGATATCGGCACCTTGATCGGCATTCAGTTTGATGAAAACACCGTCTGGGGCCAGCTTACCGTGCTGGAACTCAAGTTATTAATCCATCTGGCCTTGCAGCAGTTTGAAGAGGCGTTGGATCTGGTGGGTGCCTTTTTGCAATACAACGACAACACCTTGGCGCGCGGTTTGTTTTATCAAGCGTTAAATGTGGTGCTCGAAGTGCAGTTGGACGACACCCTCGCGCTGGAGGATTATGAAGTGAACTTGCGCAGGATGTTTGGCGATGCGCAGATGGATGCGGTGATTGGCTCGGTGGATGGTGATGTGCGCTTTTATGGCTTGACGCCGACCAGTATGCAACTAGAGGGTTTAGAGCGACATCAGCGCTTGATCGACAGTTATAAAAAGCTGCATGCTGCGCGCGCAAAAGCGGTGACGCAGGGCAGTTAG
- a CDS encoding DEAD/DEAH box helicase yields MSLETPIVNITFADLNLCAPVLRAIADAGYTSPTPIQAQAIPYVLRGGDLLAGAQTGTGKTAGFTLPILHRLSEKPLAHAVKGKPRCLILSPTRELAAQIGESVTTYGKYLPLKSMVVFGGVGINPQINRLSKPLDILVATPGRLLDLVQQKALDLSAIEILVLDEADRMLDMGFIHDIKKVLAMLPKKRQNLLFSATFSDDIKRLADNLLNSPDLVEVARRNTSNALIEQSVHMVPQAHKREMVSYLIKHHDWQQVLIFTRTKHGANRLAEKLVKDGIPAMAIHGNKSQNARTAALAQFKAGTIPALVATDIAARGLDIDQLPQVVNFELPNVPEDYVHRIGRTGRAGATGAAISLVDREELGMLKDIEKLIKREIPRVQVEGFVPPAKNSEEPERPARVQQNGRQRQATQHKPAQARPAAKQAQPANAPRGQRPAAGKPAQPKSGQTNQAPAQTRQGAAKSPHANKPQGALFSARPGGNASGRQGQQAAPKRG; encoded by the coding sequence TTGTCCTTAGAAACTCCCATTGTAAACATTACGTTTGCTGATTTAAATTTGTGCGCGCCTGTGTTGCGCGCAATTGCCGATGCCGGTTATACCTCACCCACGCCGATTCAGGCACAGGCGATTCCATACGTGCTACGCGGCGGCGATTTGTTGGCCGGCGCGCAAACCGGCACTGGTAAAACGGCTGGGTTTACTTTGCCTATTTTGCACCGTTTGTCTGAGAAACCGCTCGCACATGCGGTCAAAGGCAAGCCGCGGTGTTTGATTCTTTCGCCTACCCGTGAACTAGCGGCGCAAATTGGCGAGTCTGTCACCACTTATGGCAAATATCTGCCGCTGAAAAGTATGGTGGTGTTTGGTGGTGTGGGGATTAATCCGCAAATCAATCGTTTGAGTAAACCGCTGGATATTTTGGTTGCCACCCCCGGCCGCTTGCTCGATCTGGTGCAACAAAAAGCACTCGACTTGTCTGCCATTGAAATCCTGGTGCTCGATGAGGCTGACCGCATGCTCGACATGGGCTTTATTCATGACATCAAAAAAGTGTTGGCCATGTTGCCTAAAAAACGGCAAAACCTGTTGTTTTCCGCGACCTTTTCGGATGACATTAAACGATTGGCGGATAATTTACTCAACAGCCCGGACTTGGTCGAGGTGGCTCGCCGCAACACATCGAATGCCTTAATCGAACAAAGCGTGCACATGGTGCCACAAGCGCATAAACGCGAAATGGTCAGTTATTTGATTAAACACCATGATTGGCAACAAGTGCTGATTTTTACCCGGACCAAGCATGGCGCTAACCGATTGGCTGAAAAACTGGTCAAAGATGGCATCCCAGCGATGGCCATTCATGGCAACAAAAGCCAGAATGCACGTACCGCCGCACTTGCTCAGTTTAAAGCGGGCACGATTCCGGCGCTGGTTGCCACTGATATCGCAGCCAGGGGCTTGGATATTGATCAACTGCCGCAAGTGGTCAACTTTGAATTGCCGAATGTGCCCGAAGATTATGTGCATCGGATTGGCCGTACCGGTCGGGCCGGGGCGACCGGCGCTGCGATTTCGTTAGTGGATCGCGAAGAGCTGGGGATGCTTAAAGACATTGAAAAACTGATCAAGCGCGAAATCCCGCGAGTACAAGTGGAAGGCTTTGTGCCGCCGGCAAAAAACAGCGAAGAACCAGAGCGGCCTGCGCGCGTGCAACAGAACGGACGTCAGCGTCAGGCAACGCAACATAAGCCGGCACAAGCGCGGCCAGCCGCTAAGCAGGCGCAGCCGGCAAACGCACCACGTGGTCAACGACCAGCAGCAGGCAAGCCTGCCCAGCCTAAGTCGGGTCAAACCAACCAAGCCCCAGCGCAAACACGTCAGGGCGCGGCTAAATCACCACACGCTAACAAGCCACAAGGTGCCTTGTTTAGTGCGCGTCCGGGCGGCAATGCTTCGGGTAGACAGGGCCAGCAAGCCGCGCCAAAACGGGGCTAA
- a CDS encoding YaiI/YqxD family protein — MQIWVDADACPVVIKEILFRAADRSAITTTFVANQWLRLPPSPHLRAMQVAQGFDVADDAIVAALVAGDLVITADIPLASQVIDKGGHALNPRGEFYSPENIKACLSVRDFMASLRESGVETGGPSAMQAADRHRFAAQLDQFLAQHKS; from the coding sequence ATGCAAATTTGGGTGGATGCAGACGCGTGTCCGGTCGTGATCAAAGAGATCTTGTTTCGTGCGGCCGACCGCTCTGCGATTACCACCACCTTTGTCGCAAACCAGTGGTTGCGCTTACCGCCTTCGCCGCATTTACGGGCGATGCAGGTCGCTCAAGGCTTCGATGTTGCTGATGACGCAATTGTGGCGGCGTTGGTGGCAGGTGATTTGGTGATTACTGCCGATATTCCACTCGCGTCACAGGTCATCGACAAAGGCGGCCATGCACTCAACCCGCGTGGTGAGTTTTATTCGCCCGAAAATATCAAAGCATGTTTATCCGTGCGTGACTTCATGGCGTCGCTGCGTGAGAGCGGTGTAGAGACAGGTGGCCCCAGCGCCATGCAAGCCGCTGATCGCCATCGTTTTGCTGCGCAACTTGATCAATTTTTAGCGCAGCACAAAAGCTAG
- a CDS encoding GGDEF domain-containing protein, whose amino-acid sequence MSLQSRIDEALFRQLLSGARIPLIGSAFGGLLITLSQLGSAKGHLFVLWCLVVYLVIGIRVFFLRRCQKQLAKKGFHHALAYRYCLTLALSGFAWGALGWLVVDASPLTVIMVVTAIQAMVMGGVVTMASFTPAFFAFSLPAMLPIVLVFSFSENLTSFIMAVFSVIFYILMIGVIYRFNQSLRQATRIGFENEDLIGSLKDAYHQISIQNQELNHLAHHDTLTGLPNRKLLSLRLQQAIELGQLKKTTTALLYLDLDGFKAVNDQWGHDAGDLALVEVAARLSQVIRGGDTLARVGGDEFVIVLSDLPEQANAAVEIVAQKCLMAFELPFQIRDAVCPLGTSIGLTLCQSGETIAQTLAAADKAMYQAKLLGCGQICWAP is encoded by the coding sequence ATGAGTTTGCAATCTCGTATTGATGAGGCGTTGTTTCGTCAGCTGTTGTCGGGTGCACGCATCCCGCTGATTGGCAGTGCGTTTGGTGGTTTGTTGATCACGCTGTCTCAGCTTGGTTCTGCAAAAGGCCATTTGTTTGTTTTATGGTGTCTTGTGGTTTATTTGGTCATTGGTATACGTGTTTTTTTTCTTAGACGCTGCCAAAAACAATTGGCCAAAAAAGGGTTTCATCATGCGTTGGCGTATCGGTATTGTTTGACCTTGGCGCTTTCTGGGTTTGCTTGGGGCGCCTTAGGGTGGTTGGTGGTGGATGCGTCACCGTTGACCGTGATTATGGTCGTTACAGCGATTCAGGCGATGGTGATGGGCGGTGTGGTGACCATGGCCTCGTTTACCCCGGCGTTTTTTGCATTTAGTTTGCCAGCGATGTTGCCGATCGTGCTGGTGTTTTCTTTTAGTGAAAACTTAACCAGCTTCATTATGGCGGTCTTCAGTGTTATTTTTTATATTTTAATGATAGGGGTCATTTACCGTTTTAACCAGTCATTGCGACAAGCGACGCGCATTGGTTTTGAGAACGAAGATTTGATTGGCTCTCTAAAGGATGCTTATCATCAGATTTCTATACAGAATCAAGAGCTTAATCATTTGGCCCATCATGATACGCTGACTGGTTTGCCAAACCGAAAATTGTTATCGTTGCGTTTACAACAAGCCATTGAATTGGGGCAACTTAAAAAAACCACCACTGCGCTGTTATATCTTGACTTAGATGGCTTTAAAGCAGTGAATGATCAGTGGGGCCATGATGCCGGCGATTTGGCATTGGTTGAAGTCGCTGCGCGCTTAAGTCAGGTGATTCGCGGCGGTGACACCCTAGCAAGAGTTGGCGGGGACGAATTTGTGATTGTATTGTCTGATTTGCCAGAACAGGCGAATGCCGCGGTAGAGATTGTCGCGCAAAAGTGCCTGATGGCGTTTGAGCTGCCATTTCAGATTCGTGATGCGGTGTGTCCCTTGGGGACATCGATTGGTTTGACGCTTTGTCAATCAGGCGAAACGATAGCGCAAACATTGGCAGCGGCAGACAAGGCCATGTATCAAGCCAAATTACTCGGTTGCGGTCAAATTTGTTGGGCACCTTAA